Proteins co-encoded in one Octopus sinensis linkage group LG6, ASM634580v1, whole genome shotgun sequence genomic window:
- the LOC115212935 gene encoding targeting protein for Xklp2 homolog isoform X2: MEPKWEFECPQFVDFTQNVSEDEDSDSWFDVDHEADINDISLFMPEGQNAIIAQAMPVVVAKPTKKEPPENVTNADGKANTGVSSKDQSNNKQSPLKNRSNICSSVEEFNRKFKNKPVASVVGKENQAKKESEPQPNKSDQPEGNNHQRSLSKDANSKIDPVCSTNKKTNQSMSKLRESKSGSTEKLNKSNLRRSISSSSINKVAPKDKFQFRRSGSLDKLAVKNTAPKLKENLLRTSKPMTYEEIERQQMEIARNKALEAKKMAAESLKRVKNSKGYQPITSNKKLTVAKEFQFSSDKRLRSHSVDNVKSPITELSQILRKEDKSCPASKMPTRTVVQPFKFSEMNHKTTATNIKFQSVAEQINNFSRKTPDRYRSHTKEPAPKKAWCAPRCTIAKSPQLSSKDRLRPVRVLSKKELEEKELEEIKMNQFKAKDVNRKILEAPVGVKEVPKKEPTVVKPFDLPGSKIPSTKRACTDDEIDYRFRAQPVPTEILRGVVGVKEAESLPVTIPASPAFALKQRIHRPHIEEPKQENLIKKPKFRPYIHSGIRFEPKLDHRCTVIEPFTFDDRMREYLMKKEEHIKKIKEESEKVSEFYANPIPNYKPGLPAKKPLVLTKQEPFKLLIEERVEKRIEEKQRQLEEEARLFEENMKFKAQPCDIINKTPFVPQLDHKCTVEVAEFKLNTEVRQAQRQQYFEKKKAHEMEVQASQMEQEQLRKEEEEREIQRLRAEAVHKAKPIRHYKAVEIQRNLLPPTIPQTPKFCYKSRVRNVKADN; this comes from the exons ATGGAACCTAAATGGGAATTTGAATGTCCCCAGTTTGTTGATTTTACTCAAAATGTATCTGAAGATGAAGACAGCGATTCTTGGTTTG ACGTTGATCACGAGGCCGACATAAATGACATCTCACTTTTCATGCCTGAAGGACAAAATGCTATCATAGCCCAAGCAATGCCAGTTGTTGTTGCCAAGCCAACCAAAAAGGAGCCTCCTGAAAATGTTACCAATGCTGATGGTAAAGCAAATACAG GTGTGTCTAGTAAAGATCAGTCTAACAATAAGCAGTCTCCGTTGAAGAATCGCTCAAATATATGTTCTTCTGTGGAAGAATTTAATCGCAAATTCAAGAACAAACCTGTTGCCTCTGTTGTTGGTAAAGAGAATCAAGCAAA aaaagaatcaGAGCCACAACCTAACAAATCTGACCAACCAGAAGGAAATAATCACCAAAGAAGTCTTAGTAAAGATGCTAATTCCAAGATTGATCCAGTATGttctacaaataaaaaaacaaatcaaagtaTGTCAAAACTCAGAGAAAGTAAATCTGGATCTACAGAGAAACTAAACAAAAGTAATCTGAGACGTTCAATCTCTTCAAGCAGTATCAACAAAGTAGCGCCTAAAGATAAATTTCAATTCAGGCGTTCAGGTTCCTTGGATAAGCTGGCTGTCAAGAACACGGCTCCAAAGTTAAAAGAAAACCTTCTCAG AACATCTAAACCCATGACTTATGAGGAAATTGAACGACAACAGATGGAAATCGCACGAAATAAGGCTTTGGAAGCTAAGAAAATGGCTGCAGAATCACTGAAAAGAGTGAAGAATTCCAAGGGATATCAGCCTATTACCTCCAACAAAAAATTGACAGTTGCAAAAGAATTTCAGTTCAGCTCTGATAAACGACTCCGTAGTCACTCAGTTGACAATGTAAAATCTCCAATTACAGAATTGTCTCAGATCTTGCGCAAAGAAGACAAAAGTTGC CCAGCATCAAAGATGCCAACAAGGACAGTTGTTCAACCTTTTAAGTTTAGTGAAATGAATCACAAGACTACAGCCACTAATATCAAATTTCAGTCAGTAGCAGAACAAATTAATAACTTCTCTAGGAAAACTCCAGATCGCTATAGGTCTCATACAAaag aACCTGCTCCAAAGAAAGCTTGGTGTGCACCAAGATGCACCATTGCCAAGTCTCCTCAGTTGAGCAGCAAAGATAGGTTACGACCTGTACGTGTTCTCAGCAAGAAGGAGTTGGAAGAgaaagaactggaagagataaAGAT GAATCAATTCAAGGCAAAGGATGTAAATAGGAAGATCCTTGAGGCACCTGTTGGTGTGAAAGAAGTACCAAAGAAAGAGCCAACTGTTGTGAAACCATTTGATTTGCCTGGCAGCAAGATTCCTTCAACAAAGAGGGCTTGTACTGATGATGAAATTGATTACCGATTCCGTGCTCAGCCTGTTCCTACTGAAATACTTCGAGGAGTTGTG ggtGTGAAAGAAGCTGAATCTCTTCCAGTGACTATTCCAGCCTCTCCTGCTTTTGCATTGAAACAACGTATCCATCGACCTCATATAGAAGAACCTAAACAG gaGAATTTGATAAAGAAGCCAAAGTTCAGACCTTACATCCACAGTGGCATAAGGTTTGAACCAAAATTAGACCATCGGTGTACAGTGATAGAACCTTTCACTTTTGATGATCGGATGAGGGAGTATTTGATGAAAAAAGAAGAgcatattaagaaaataaaagaggagaGTGAAAAG gtATCTGAATTTTATGCCAATCCAATCCCTAATTATAAGCCTGGTCTCCCTGCCAAAAAGCCTTTGGTTTTGACAAAACAAGAGCCATTCAAATTGTTAATTGAAGAACGTGTTGAAAAGAGGATTGAAGAGAAACAGCGTCAG CTTGAAGAGGAAGCCagattatttgaagaaaatatgaagTTTAAAGCACAACCTTGTGATATCATCAATAAAACCCCATTTGTACCACAACTGGATCATAAATGCACAGTTG AGGTTGCTGAGTtcaagctaaacacagaggtgcgTCAAGCTCAACGTCAGCAGTATTTTGAGAAGAAGAAGGCACATGAGATGGAGGTACAGGCATCACAAATGGAGCAGGAACAGCtgaggaaagaggaagaagagagagaaatccAACGGCTAAGGGCTGAGGCTGTACACAAAGCCAAGCCAATTCGACATTATAAAGCAGTTGAGATTCAGCGTAATTTGCTACCCCCTACTATTCCTCAGACTCCAAAATTCTGTTATAAGAGCCGTGTGCGCAATGTGAAAGCTGACAACTAA
- the LOC115212935 gene encoding targeting protein for Xklp2-like isoform X1: protein MEPKWEFECPQFVDFTQNVSEDEDSDSWFDVDHEADINDISLFMPEGQNAIIAQAMPVVVAKPTKKEPPENVTNADGKANTGVSSKDQSNNKQSPLKNRSNICSSVEEFNRKFKNKPVASVVGKENQANKGPRRVLRNPQPDSEQPTVGIFKSSKKESEPQPNKSDQPEGNNHQRSLSKDANSKIDPVCSTNKKTNQSMSKLRESKSGSTEKLNKSNLRRSISSSSINKVAPKDKFQFRRSGSLDKLAVKNTAPKLKENLLRTSKPMTYEEIERQQMEIARNKALEAKKMAAESLKRVKNSKGYQPITSNKKLTVAKEFQFSSDKRLRSHSVDNVKSPITELSQILRKEDKSCPASKMPTRTVVQPFKFSEMNHKTTATNIKFQSVAEQINNFSRKTPDRYRSHTKEPAPKKAWCAPRCTIAKSPQLSSKDRLRPVRVLSKKELEEKELEEIKMNQFKAKDVNRKILEAPVGVKEVPKKEPTVVKPFDLPGSKIPSTKRACTDDEIDYRFRAQPVPTEILRGVVGVKEAESLPVTIPASPAFALKQRIHRPHIEEPKQENLIKKPKFRPYIHSGIRFEPKLDHRCTVIEPFTFDDRMREYLMKKEEHIKKIKEESEKVSEFYANPIPNYKPGLPAKKPLVLTKQEPFKLLIEERVEKRIEEKQRQLEEEARLFEENMKFKAQPCDIINKTPFVPQLDHKCTVEVAEFKLNTEVRQAQRQQYFEKKKAHEMEVQASQMEQEQLRKEEEEREIQRLRAEAVHKAKPIRHYKAVEIQRNLLPPTIPQTPKFCYKSRVRNVKADN from the exons ATGGAACCTAAATGGGAATTTGAATGTCCCCAGTTTGTTGATTTTACTCAAAATGTATCTGAAGATGAAGACAGCGATTCTTGGTTTG ACGTTGATCACGAGGCCGACATAAATGACATCTCACTTTTCATGCCTGAAGGACAAAATGCTATCATAGCCCAAGCAATGCCAGTTGTTGTTGCCAAGCCAACCAAAAAGGAGCCTCCTGAAAATGTTACCAATGCTGATGGTAAAGCAAATACAG GTGTGTCTAGTAAAGATCAGTCTAACAATAAGCAGTCTCCGTTGAAGAATCGCTCAAATATATGTTCTTCTGTGGAAGAATTTAATCGCAAATTCAAGAACAAACCTGTTGCCTCTGTTGTTGGTAAAGAGAATCAAGCAAA TAAAGGACCACGAAGGGTTTTGAGAAACCCTCAGCCAGATTCAGAGCAACCTACTGTAGGGATCTTTAAGTCATCAAA aaaagaatcaGAGCCACAACCTAACAAATCTGACCAACCAGAAGGAAATAATCACCAAAGAAGTCTTAGTAAAGATGCTAATTCCAAGATTGATCCAGTATGttctacaaataaaaaaacaaatcaaagtaTGTCAAAACTCAGAGAAAGTAAATCTGGATCTACAGAGAAACTAAACAAAAGTAATCTGAGACGTTCAATCTCTTCAAGCAGTATCAACAAAGTAGCGCCTAAAGATAAATTTCAATTCAGGCGTTCAGGTTCCTTGGATAAGCTGGCTGTCAAGAACACGGCTCCAAAGTTAAAAGAAAACCTTCTCAG AACATCTAAACCCATGACTTATGAGGAAATTGAACGACAACAGATGGAAATCGCACGAAATAAGGCTTTGGAAGCTAAGAAAATGGCTGCAGAATCACTGAAAAGAGTGAAGAATTCCAAGGGATATCAGCCTATTACCTCCAACAAAAAATTGACAGTTGCAAAAGAATTTCAGTTCAGCTCTGATAAACGACTCCGTAGTCACTCAGTTGACAATGTAAAATCTCCAATTACAGAATTGTCTCAGATCTTGCGCAAAGAAGACAAAAGTTGC CCAGCATCAAAGATGCCAACAAGGACAGTTGTTCAACCTTTTAAGTTTAGTGAAATGAATCACAAGACTACAGCCACTAATATCAAATTTCAGTCAGTAGCAGAACAAATTAATAACTTCTCTAGGAAAACTCCAGATCGCTATAGGTCTCATACAAaag aACCTGCTCCAAAGAAAGCTTGGTGTGCACCAAGATGCACCATTGCCAAGTCTCCTCAGTTGAGCAGCAAAGATAGGTTACGACCTGTACGTGTTCTCAGCAAGAAGGAGTTGGAAGAgaaagaactggaagagataaAGAT GAATCAATTCAAGGCAAAGGATGTAAATAGGAAGATCCTTGAGGCACCTGTTGGTGTGAAAGAAGTACCAAAGAAAGAGCCAACTGTTGTGAAACCATTTGATTTGCCTGGCAGCAAGATTCCTTCAACAAAGAGGGCTTGTACTGATGATGAAATTGATTACCGATTCCGTGCTCAGCCTGTTCCTACTGAAATACTTCGAGGAGTTGTG ggtGTGAAAGAAGCTGAATCTCTTCCAGTGACTATTCCAGCCTCTCCTGCTTTTGCATTGAAACAACGTATCCATCGACCTCATATAGAAGAACCTAAACAG gaGAATTTGATAAAGAAGCCAAAGTTCAGACCTTACATCCACAGTGGCATAAGGTTTGAACCAAAATTAGACCATCGGTGTACAGTGATAGAACCTTTCACTTTTGATGATCGGATGAGGGAGTATTTGATGAAAAAAGAAGAgcatattaagaaaataaaagaggagaGTGAAAAG gtATCTGAATTTTATGCCAATCCAATCCCTAATTATAAGCCTGGTCTCCCTGCCAAAAAGCCTTTGGTTTTGACAAAACAAGAGCCATTCAAATTGTTAATTGAAGAACGTGTTGAAAAGAGGATTGAAGAGAAACAGCGTCAG CTTGAAGAGGAAGCCagattatttgaagaaaatatgaagTTTAAAGCACAACCTTGTGATATCATCAATAAAACCCCATTTGTACCACAACTGGATCATAAATGCACAGTTG AGGTTGCTGAGTtcaagctaaacacagaggtgcgTCAAGCTCAACGTCAGCAGTATTTTGAGAAGAAGAAGGCACATGAGATGGAGGTACAGGCATCACAAATGGAGCAGGAACAGCtgaggaaagaggaagaagagagagaaatccAACGGCTAAGGGCTGAGGCTGTACACAAAGCCAAGCCAATTCGACATTATAAAGCAGTTGAGATTCAGCGTAATTTGCTACCCCCTACTATTCCTCAGACTCCAAAATTCTGTTATAAGAGCCGTGTGCGCAATGTGAAAGCTGACAACTAA